From the Acidimicrobiales bacterium genome, the window GGGTCGTTCGTCGGTCCCGGCTCCCCCTGTGAGCCCATCGACCTGATGAGCATCGTCGAGCCCTTGCCGCCGTCGGCGCCCAGGTCCACGGCCAGCACGCCGGCACCGTCCTCGGATGGCTCGAACACGGCGGCGCCCGCACCGTCGCCGAACAGGATGCTGGTACCCCGGTCCCGGTAGTCCATGGTGTAGTGGAGCTTCTCCGCTCCGATGAGCAGGACCTTCTCGGCGAACCCGGCCTGGATCAGCCCGGCCACGACCGAGGTGCCGTAGACGAAGCCGGAGCAGGCGGCGTTCAGGTCGAAGGCGGCGGACCTGGTGGCGCCGATGCGGTCCTGGACCATGGCCGCCGTGCTGGGACAGAGCAGTTCTGGCGTGCAGGTGGCGACCACGACCAGGTCGATCTCGCCGGCTTCCAGGCCTGCACAGGCCAGGGCCCGTCGGGCCGCCAACTCGGCCATGTCGGTGGTCTCAACGTGGGAGAGCCTGCGGTTGTGGATGCCGGTGCGCTGCACTATCCACTCGTCGCTGGTGTCCATGAGCCGCTCCAGGTCGGCGTTGGACAACGTCACCGGCGGCACGCAGCGCCCCCATCCGGTGATCACGGCTCGCGTCGGCATGGAACGAGTTCCTACCACGTCACCCCCTTCGGCTCCTGAGGCGAGGTTCTGCCGGGGCGAACGTCCCGGTGCTGGGAGCGTCCGTGGCTGTAGGTTCGGCGACCGTGTCCGTCGACCAGATGTCCCTCTTCACGGCCCTGCTGGCACTCGGGGCCCTTGCCGTCACCATCGTGGTCGTGGTCGTCGGGGCGACCGCCGCGGGCCGCCGGCGCCTACATGGCCTGCGGGCCGACGCGCTGCGAATGGCGTTCTCGGTCGCCGCCGTGTCGACGGCCGGCAGCCTCTGGTTCTCGGAGGTGGGTGGGTTCCCCCCGTGCGAGCTCTGCTGGTACCAGCGGATCGCCATGTACCCGCTGGTCGTCATCCTGGGCGCGGCGGCGTGGCGGGGCGACCCGGATCCCCGTTGGCGGGTCCTGCCGATGTCGCTCGT encodes:
- a CDS encoding ketoacyl-ACP synthase III produces the protein MPTRAVITGWGRCVPPVTLSNADLERLMDTSDEWIVQRTGIHNRRLSHVETTDMAELAARRALACAGLEAGEIDLVVVATCTPELLCPSTAAMVQDRIGATRSAAFDLNAACSGFVYGTSVVAGLIQAGFAEKVLLIGAEKLHYTMDYRDRGTSILFGDGAGAAVFEPSEDGAGVLAVDLGADGGKGSTMLIRSMGSQGEPGPTNDPEVYRLHFEGQAVFKIAVQNISASAARVLERAGLTVDDVDLVVPHQANARIIESATRRLGIDADRVFMNIGELGNTAAASIPMAVSDALDAGRVEPGDTIVLTAFGGGVTWGSIALKWGDRTEPAGDHEGELPETDISVFDLLRENLDFYAPLHADEPPIA
- a CDS encoding disulfide bond formation protein B codes for the protein MSVDQMSLFTALLALGALAVTIVVVVVGATAAGRRRLHGLRADALRMAFSVAAVSTAGSLWFSEVGGFPPCELCWYQRIAMYPLVVILGAAAWRGDPDPRWRVLPMSLVGMALSAYHYQLQLFPDQGSSCDIAAPCTQQWVDEFGFVSIPFMAFCGFAVVTALVLASGAADRDTTLSTREDARP